In Bactrocera dorsalis isolate Fly_Bdor unplaced genomic scaffold, ASM2337382v1 BdCtg156, whole genome shotgun sequence, the genomic stretch atatatctttTTAGTCCTTACTAAAGCTGGTTCCTTTTGGCAAAATAGTCTTAGTTATTACACGGGCGGCATCTTCGCCTGAACTGTTACCATTAATGGAACAGACAGGAATGCAGGTGTACAACAATAAACAAAGCCTGCGGCAGttcttttttatgtaaataaatttatatatgagaAATTACCCTCCAATtataaaactaatattattattgtttttagatGCACCGATAATATTGTTGgagttattaaaatattgtttgatttaCACAGATGGACGTTTAAACCTCATATTATTGTATTGGATctaaatacatttaatttaatgggaaatgaaaatacacacattctgaATGATATGTGTAAAGATTTGACAAGTGGAACACAATTAAAACATGTTATACAATGTATTGCTACATTATTTAATAAGATGAACTTATTAAACAACATGCACTCGGACGCTGTAGAAGACCAAACGAAATCCTCGAAATTATTTAGCATTGTAGTGTTACCAAAATATAGCAGACTACTAACTGATAAAGATATTCAGTTGATCATCGAAATTTTCTATTCTGACAATACATACGAagatttttcaaacatttttgagtTGATGTATTCAACAGTTTCTCCTGATAAAGTTATGTGATAGAAATAACAACTAATATAGTTGACTAGAGGAATATTTTGGCTTAAACTCAGTTTTAGGATCCTAAAAATATTGTTCCAATAGTAGATCAGCGAAATTAAGTATACCTATTAAATCCACTGTAATGTCTAAGCGCTTAGATTAATCAGCTTCAAtactaataattttgaaaacctTTCCTTGAGAGACCGTGGTTTTGAAGTCGGGTGACAATGGTACTCGTCGACTTTCGAACAGTCCAAAGTTAAACGTTGTTTTCAGAGTCATCGTTGCCGTTGCCTGAAACAGATGGTTCTGAATATTGACCCAGTAGCCGCcattttgtatgaaagtatcattataattacttttatttacttatgtacaagtttaATAAGGCCTAAAGGAGATAAATACTTTACCTTTTTATTCCCAGTTTGGCTCAATTCGGACCTAACCCCCTAAGCCCATTATTAAACGCAATATCCAATAAACTATTTTACAATGCGAAAAATAATGAAGCCATCcagatttgatttttacatccatatttatttgccataatatatttatgtacacagTTTTTGTAATTATCATTTCATAGCATTTTCGGCAACTAAAATCCAAACCGttctaaaaatgaaaaattacaaactcACTTTTTCTTTGCTTAAAGAAAGAACAAAATCAACCGCATATCTGAATTGACGCTACACTAATCAGTGTTTATAATTAAGCCGCTAATTATTGGTATTAGTCCACCAATCGAGCTGATATTTTGTATTCTTGTCACAACAACCAGATAGACTACCTCatgtatgaatatatgcatATGGATCATTCGCGATATATTTTCATGCAGTTAACACAACCCTCTGTTGATCTTTTTCGTTTTTAgataatattgtataattttaCGTTTCGAAATATAAGCGg encodes the following:
- the LOC105228889 gene encoding uncharacterized protein LOC105228889, giving the protein MNFCSENIKNCLFVPKNLEYDDELYGSLLKLVPFGKIVLVITRAASSPELLPLMEQTGMQVYNNKQSLRQFFFICTDNIVGVIKILFDLHRWTFKPHIIVLDLNTFNLMGNENTHILNDMCKDLTSGTQLKHVIQCIATLFNKMNLLNNMHSDAVEDQTKSSKLFSIVVLPKYSRLLTDKDIQLIIEIFYSDNTYEDFSNIFELMYSTVSPDKVM